The Sphingomonas hankookensis genome includes the window GCGCGGATCGAGCATCAGCCAGTATTTCACGCTCGCCGGCATGAAGGTCGACACCGAGAAACTGACCTCGGAAGTGACCGGCACGCTGCACACCGTCGTCGGCTCGAAGTCGGTCACCGCCGAGCCGAAGACGTTCCGCTTCTACTGGGCGTATCGCGGCCTGACTCTCCAGCTCAAGGGCTTCGGGATGGTCACCAAGGCCGACAAGGACGCCGCGGCAACCATCGGAGACGACGCATGACCGCCTGGGTCGCAGTCGGGCTGATCGGGGGCGGGACCGCCTTCGCATCGCGCCTGTGTTCGCTATCGCGCCTGATCGGGGCAGGGATGATCGTCGCGGGCGGAATGGTGCTCGCCGCGCCAGCCTTTGCCGACGAGCATGTGCTGGCGAAGGACAACAGCGAGGTCGCCTGCACGATGTCGAAGTCGGGGCTGACCCGCGTCAGCCTCAAGGACGATCGCTTCGCCAGCGTCTCGAAGCTGACCACCGGGGTCGATACCGACGATTTCACCGTGGTCAACGAACCGACCCGGGGCGACATCTATGTGTCGGTCCCGGAAGCCTATTCTCGGCCGAACGTGTCGTTCTTCGGCACCACGTCGAAGGGCTATGTCTACAAATTCTCGTGCCGCCTCGCCGGTGACGACGCGCAGCAGGTGTTCGTCGAGAATAAGGATATCGGCGGCGCCGCGGAAACGCAGGTCGCGGCCGTCGCGGCATCGCCGCAGGAGGCGTCCGCCACGCTTGTCCAGGCGATGTTCCAGTCCGCGCCGCTCGAAGGGTTCGAAGTCAGGCCGGCGGTCACCGACCCGGTGATGATCGGCGCGCTCAAGGTCCAGATGGTCGCCGAATATCGCGGCGCCAGCCTCGCG containing:
- a CDS encoding type-F conjugative transfer system secretin TraK: MTAWVAVGLIGGGTAFASRLCSLSRLIGAGMIVAGGMVLAAPAFADEHVLAKDNSEVACTMSKSGLTRVSLKDDRFASVSKLTTGVDTDDFTVVNEPTRGDIYVSVPEAYSRPNVSFFGTTSKGYVYKFSCRLAGDDAQQVFVENKDIGGAAETQVAAVAASPQEASATLVQAMFQSAPLEGFEVRPAVTDPVMIGALKVQMVAEYRGASLAGRTLRIENRGKVPVALGEGTIAPSNAIAVSVANPNLKPGEATTAYIVTPSGLANGVRP